GCGACCAAATGCATCTGCCAGCAGACCAGCAATCGGCACCATCACGCCGAAACCAATCACTGCCATCATTAGCATCCACAGCACTTCGTTGCGCGGCAGACCGAGGCCAATCGGCGCGGCGGCGGTGCTGAAGGTCATGGAGTAGACGGTCATAATGTAAAACAGCGTATAGGTCGCCAGCATGATGAATGTGCCGAGAACGGTCACGCGGACGTGCTTCGTCAGCAGAGTGCCTAACGGGATTTTCACCTGTTTCTTGGCGGCGGCGACTTTAGCGAACACCGGCGACTCGTGCAGCGAAACGCGGACATACAGGCCGATGATCACCAGCACGGCGGAGAAGATAAACGGCATACGCCAGCCCCATTCCATAAACTGCTGGTCGGTCAGCAGCCAGGAGAGCAGCAGGAAGGTGCCGTTAGCGAAGAAGAAGCCGATGGGCGCACCCAGTTGCGGGAAAGAGCCGTACAGCGCGCGCTTGCGCGGTGGGGCGTTTTCCGTAGCCAGCAGCGCCGCGCCGCCCCACTCACCGCCAAGGCCGAGGCCCTGACCGAAGCGCGCCAGCGCCAGCAGTACCGGGGCCATAATGCCAATGGTTTCATAGCCCGGCAGCAGGCCGATAACCACGGTAGAGATCCCCATCGTTAGCAGCGAGGCCACCAGCGTCGCTTTACGGCCTACGCGGTCGCCAAAGTGACCAAATACCGCGGAACCAATAGGACGGGCAATAAAGGCGATCGCGAAGGTCGCCAGCGATTGTAGCGTCGCGGCAGCGGGGTCGCCCTGCGGGAAGAAAATGTGCGGAAATACAATAACCGCCGCGGTGGCATAAATATAGAAGTCGAAGAACTCAATGGCGGTACCGATGAGTGAGGCGACGACGACTTTATTGCGTGAGTTAACCGGTACGGTTTCCTGCGCGTTGTCGAGTGTTGTGGCTGTGGCTTGCATAGATCTTTCTTATTTTTTGCGAACGAAAGGCCATATAGCCACAGCCTTGGGGACATTTCAATCTGTAACAAGTCGCGAGATAGCCTAAAAAAGAGGCAAAAAGTGAATAATTTCTGCACCAGAAGAATAAGTTCTATGAAATGTTTCACATAATTAAAATAATGGTTGATAAAACCAGATTTAGGTTAAATAAAAGTTACATGTTGGATTTATCTGCTGAAATGATGGGTTGGGCTGAATTTTGCGACTTAATTCAGCCCAATGATTGCTCAATCGTGGGTTTTACCCGGCATTCGGCGGTCATCTTTATACTCGGCGGTGGCAATCCATGCGGCGCAGAAAAGCGTCAACCGGGCGAAGAAATAGAAGAAGGCCATTATCCCCAGTACCGAGCCAAACGCCGCGCCGGAAGGGGATTTCACTAGCGCAGGTAGCGTCCAGGTCATGATGATTTTGATTATCTCAAAGCCAATAGCCGCAATCAGGGTACCGCGAATCAGGGCCTTGCGGCGGGGACGATGGCGCGGGAGCCGCCAAAATATCCAGAAAAATAATAGATAGTTGGCGAAAATGGATATCGCCAGGCCAATCAGCCGCCATGCTGGTTTCAGCCACTCAATGCTATCGAGATAGAGCGCCGAAATAATCATTTGCTGGGCCGAGCCTGCGACTGAGGTGATTGATAAGGTAATCACCAGCGCAACCAGCAGGCCTACTAGCGAGATAAGATCGCGGAAGTATTTTACCCAAATCTTCTCCTGATCTTGTGGTGTGCGTTCCCAGACGTCGCGCGACTGGGCGCGAATCGCTTCGCGCAGGTTGCCCATCCAGTTAATCCCGGAGTAGAGCGCCACCAGCAGGCCGACGATACCGACGGTGGTACGCTGCTGCACGGCGGTGCTGATGGTATTTTTCAGCGTTGCCGCCAGCATCGGGTCGCTAACGTTGAGCAGGATTTTATCGAAAATATCCTGTAGCAGCGTGGGGTGCGAGGCCAGAACAAAACCAGCGGCTGCGAAAGAGACCATCAGAATGGGGATCATCGATAAAAACGAGAAGTAGGTGATTGCCGCGCCAAACTGATTGCCAAGCCGGTCGTTGAAGCGTTCAGCTGCGCGGATCAGATGCGCAATAATGGGGTTGCGCTGAACTTTTTCTGCTGTCCCGGTGACGCTTTTCAGCGCCTGATTGGCTTTTTTGGCGACGCTGGAGTCGTTGATCGCAGCGAGGGTGCTTTTGTTTTTTTCCGGCTGTTGGCCCAGATCCTGGGTCGGGCGTTGAGCGTCGTTTTCCGGCGTCATAAGTTATTTCATCCTTCATCTTTACAGCGGTATTCATCAAAATTATATACGTAAAATCGCTGATGAGGCGTTGAAGGGGCAACGGGGCATGAATCATTCGGATTAATCAACATAGTTTTTCATCAGTCCGCCCAGCCACTCCATAAACAGATGCACCCGGCGTGAAAGATGACGCCGGTGCGGGTAGAGCAACGAAACTGGCAGCGGTTCGGCGCGATAGTGGGGCAGAATTTCAATCAGCTCACCGGTGCGCAGCATCTCGCGAACGCCGGTACGTGGCACCTGAATAATCCCCAGTCCTGCCAGACACGATGCCTGATAAGTCTCGGTACTATTGACGGTGAGCACGCCGCCAGTTTTGACCCAGCGAACCACGCCGTCGCTGACCACTTCAAACCCCAGCGGGCGAACTCCCAGGTTGCTGGCGTAGTGGATCAACGCATGATCGGCCAGATCGTCGAGCGATTGCGGGTAGCCGAATCGCGTCAGATACTGCGGGCTGGCGCAGTTGATTTGCGTTAATTTCCCCAGCGGACGAGCGATGAGACCGGAGTCTTTCAGCGTGCCGACGCGCACCACACAGTCAAATCCTTCACGAACCACATCAACCAGCCGATCGCTGCTGCTCAGTTCCAGTTCGATACCGGGGTACTGTTGCAAAAATCCCGGTAGTTGCGGAATGACCAGCCTTTTAGCCAGACTTACCGGCATATCTACCCGCAGGCGTCCGCTGATGCTGGAGGGGTCAAGCTGGAACATGCCGTCCAGTTCGTCGAGGTTGCTAAGCAGATCCCTTGCGCGTTCGTAATAGACCATACCGTCCTGAGTGAGCTGCACCCGGCGGGTCGTGCGGTGCAGCAGGCGAGTGCCAAGGTGGCTCTCCAGCGCCTGAATCTGACGCGATACGCTACCTTTAGGCAGGCCGAGGGTATCGGCGGCGCGAGAAAAACTCTCCAGTTCAGCTACCCGAATAAACAACTGCATTGCGTGAATTTTATCCATCCCGGAAGCCTATTGTTGTTTATATTGAAACAGTAAAACGTAATCTAGCGTATTTATTGTATTTATTGCATCTAATAAGCTCTTCAGCCATACAAACACAATGGTGAAGGGGTTTTCTGATGACACAACGTATTGCTTTAGTGACCGGCGGCAGCCGTGGATTGGGAAAAAATGCCGCGCTGAAGCTGGCAGCGAAGGGAACCGATATTATTCTGACTTACCACAGCAACTCGCAGGCGGCGCTGGAAGTTGTCGCAGAAATTGAGCGAACAGGCGTGAAAGCTGCGGCATTACCTTTAAACGTCGGTGATGTTAGCAGTTTTGAAAGCTTTGCTCAGAAGGTGGCGGAATTACTTCAGCAGCGCTGGCAGCGCGACACCTTCGACTATTTATTGAACAATGCCGGTATCGGTCTGAACGTTGCTTTTGCGCAGACCAGCGAAGCCCAGTTTGATGAGCTGATGAACATCCAGTTTAAGGGACCGTTTTTCCTCACCCAGCGCCTGCTGCCGTTATTGCAGGATGGGGGGCGTATTCTTAATGTTTCCAGTGGGCTGGCGCGTTTTGCTCTGCCAGGCTATGCGGCTTATGCCTCAATGAAGGGGGCGATGGAAGTGCTGACACGCTATCAGGCAAAAGAACTCGGAGCGCGGGGAATATCGGTCAATATCATCGCTCCAGGCGCGATTGAAACCGATTTTGGCGGCGGCGTGGTGCGGGATAATGCGCAGGTCAACCAGCATATCGCCGCGCAAACGGCGCTGGGAAGAGTCGGTCTGCCGGATGATATCGGCGATGCCATTGCCGCGTTGCTGAGTGACGATCTTCACTGGATGAACGCCCAGCGGGTGGAAGTCTCCGGCGGTATGCTCTTATAATCAGTCTGCCCTCCAGCGCGCTGGGGGGCGGCATTTGATGCGCTTTCTTATTCCGTAACATTCTTTCCGCACTTTGCCATCGCTCGCATTGTCGGGTTGGTTTAGAATCCATGAATTAATATTACTAATATATCACTTCACCCATCTAATTAAGGATTTCCTTAATTTAAATGTAATAAATATTGTGAATGCGTAATGGTGACGATAAGGCATGTAACCATTCATTGTTATGATATTTCATTAATCCCCTCCATCGGTAAAATGCCCCAGGCCAAACAGCGAGTTCTTATTTTATCTTGCTGATATTACCCTTCCCCCCCTCATTTTATCGGGCGTTTTTTCGATGGAGATAAATCCATGCAGGTAATCATGTTTGACAGGCAGTCGATATTTATTCATGGAATGAAAATTGGCCTTCAGCAACACATTCCTGAAATTGATATTTTTGGTACCTGTCAGGCAGAGCAACTCTGGCAGAAGCTGACGGCGCATCCGGAAGCTCTGCTGATTCTGGATGGCGATATGCACAGTGAATTTTGCTGCTGGTTGTTACAGGAAAAACAGCTACGCTTTCCGCAAACTCAGGTGCTGCTGATTGTTTCTGATGATAGCAAGAGCTGGCTGCAGCGCGTGCTCTCCTACAATGTGCGCGCGATTGTTCAGCGCGAAGAGAGTCTGCAAACTTTTGCCCAGGCGATTAACAGCATCCTGCTTGGGCTGCTTTGTTTGCCTGGTGATTGGTTAATGACCGCAGAAACCCGGGATAATAAATTGGTTCATTTGAGCCATCGTCAGCGTGAGATTCTCCAGTTGCTGGCTGCGGGAGATTCGAATAAAGAGATTAGCCGGGCTTTAAATATTAGCGCCGGTACAGTAAAGGCTCATCTTGAGTCGTTGTATCGCCGACTGGATGTGAAAAATCGTACTCAGGCGGCGATGGTGTTTAATGGCGTCAGCGAAACTTAATCTACTGCAACGGAAAATCTTACACACTCTTCTTGTCGTTGCTGATGGCCGCTGCGGATATTTCTCCACACGGCCAGCGCTTGTGCAAATCGCTGCTGGTTGAGGTGAGTCAAAATAGTATTGAGTGTGGGAGACGACGGGCCACAGCTAAAGGCTAAAGAGACCAGCGCATCGTATTGTGATTGATTGAGCTGAATTTTGAGGTTCCGCTGGAGTTCCCGTTGGCATTGCAGGAGATCCACGATAAGTAAAGTATCCGCGACCTCCCGCGTAAAGTGACTGAAGATTTCATAGTCATTGAGAACATGGCCGTAGCCAATCACGCGCAGGCCGTTCTCATCCCAATAGGGGTCGAGCGCTAATCCTTGAACTTGTTTAATAAAGTTCAGACCCTGCGGGCTTAGCAACGGTTTCAGTGGGGACATTTGGGCTTCCTCTGTTTCTGGCCTGCAGTGTAGAGGAAAAGTTGATCACTCCCTATTCGCCAGATGGCCCAGGCTGGTTGTAATCGTGACGCAGCAGGCCAAATAGCCAGTCATTATGCCAACGACCGTTGAGCCAATAACATTCGCGTAGCTCGCCTTCCTGCCGAAATCCAACCTTCTGTAGCAAGCTTTTTGACGCCTGATTGCCCGCGGTGACGGTTGCGGTGAGCCGCCTGATGCCGCCTGCGGAGAAGGCGTAATCGCACAGCGCGCGCAGGGATTCATAGCCGTAACCTTTGCCCTGCGCCTGGGGAGCAAACAGAAAGCCTACTTCGGCGCTATCGTTTGTGTGGTGATGGTATCCGGTGAAGCCAAGGGGCGAGTGAGTCTGTCGATCGCGTACCACCAGGCACAGCCAGTGGGCAGCGCCGGGCGACCATACAGGCAGGCGTGAATCAAAAATCTCGCGAATTTCAGCCACTGAACGAGCATCGGAGACGTAAAGCATCACCTGAGCGTCTTGTTGCAGAGAGAGAAAAAGCGGCCAGTCATCGAGCTGCAGCGGTGAGCAGCGCAGGCGTGGAGTAAGGAGTTCAGGCATGATAAGGCTTCCGGCGAAAGTCGATGTCAAGAACATAGCAGGACATCGACTCCGGGAATAGTGACCGGCTACGAAGGTTCGCCGTACAGACCGATTAACCGCCGCACCACGCCGTTGGTCCAGCCGAAGCCATCCTGGAGCGGATATTCCCCGCCGCCGCCCTCATGCGGCGTGGCGCTGGCAATATGGTACTTTTCAATCAGCTTATGGTGCCGTTTGTAGTAATGGTTCACCGTTTGCAGCCAGCTTTGGGCAATCTCGTCACCCAGCGGGTCCTGACCGTACATTTTAAAACCCTGCACCGCCATCCACTGAAGCGGCGCCCAGCCGTTGGGTTTATCCCACTGCTCGCCGCTTTCATACTCGGTCGCCATGATGCCGCCGGGAGTCAGCAGGCGTGCGCGTACCGCATCGGCGAGCTGGTCAGCTTGTTCATGGGTCGCCATGCCGACGTACAGCGCAACGATGCTGGCGGCAGAGAAGAGCGCCAACTGCTCGCGACGCCAGTCGTAATCGCGAAAGCAGCCGCTCTCGTCGTCCCATAGGTAGCGGGTGACTGCCGCCCGGCGGTCATTGGCCTTCTGGCGAAAAGCTGCTTCCGTCTCGCGATCGCCCTTCAGGCCAGAAAGATTGGCGATGGTGTTTTCCAGCTTGAACAGCAAGGCGTTCAAATCAATGGGGATAAACTGAGTGGTGCGGATGCTCGCCAGTCGGGTAACATCGCGCAGCCAGCGGCTGGAGTAATCCCAGCCGGATTCCGCCCCGGCCCGCAGGTCGCGGTAAACCTCGTTCGGCGGTCGCCCGGAGCGTTTTGCTGTTTCCACATCTTCACGCCAGGATTCGTCGCGCGGCGTATCGCGATCGTCCCAGTAGCGGTTCAGCAGCGAGCCGTCCGGCATGCGCACCACGTGGCGATAGGCCTGGTTAGGTATCAGCGATTCCGCGCCGTCCATCCAGAAGCGATATTCCATTTGCAGATGGTCAAGATAACGTTTTGCGCCGCGCACGCCATCCTCCTCGAACAGTTCGACCATCAGCGCGAAGACCGGCGGCTGCGAGCGGCTGAGATAGTAGGTGCGGTTGCCGTTAGGGATATGGCCATACATTTCAATCATCCACGCGAAGTTGTCGGCCATGCATTTCAGCAAATCTTCCCGGCCGCTTTCCGCCAGCCCCAACATGGTGAAGTAGGAGTCCCAGTAATAGGTTTCGCTGAAACGCCCGCCGGGTACGATGTAGGACTGGGGTAACGCCAGCAGTGATGACCAGGGAATATGATCCTGCGGTTCGCGGGTGAGGATCGGCCACAGATTATCGATATGCTCTTTAAGCGATCGCTTGGGATCGGAGACATAATCCTCGGCGCGGTCGTCCGGCAGCCAGAAGTGTTCTTCAACGAACTGGCGTAAATCAAAGTCGGGCGTGCGTCTCACGCGACGATAGTGGATCAAGATATCCAGCGGATCCTGCTTCGGCGCGCAGTCAGGGAAGGTTTTGCTATCGATGAAAATACGTGATTTTTGCACGTGGGCGAACAGTTCCAGATAGCGGTCCGCCGGGGTCAGGGCGTCCGAGGCGGGCAGCCCTTCGATGATCTCCGGTTCAGGTTCGGCGTCGAACATTTCATCCAGTTTTAACTCATACGGATCGGCTTCGTAGCACAGATCGTTTTCGATCCTCAACTCGTCGTCATCAACGTTGCGTAATTTCTGGCTGAACATAGTTATGCGGGCCTCCGGATTGCGTCTGTAGAGGATGCCGGGCGCGCCCGACCTATCTATTAAGCGTAGACATTCGCAGCGGGATGCGGGAGGTAAAGTGTGCGGTAGATCACGATTTTCGCTGAGCAGTGGCAACCAGCTATAACTTTAATTATCTGATTTTATGCATTAAAAATATTTAATCGCTCCGATTTCACGAGAGAAATTCGGAGCAATCGTTTTGCAACAAAATCTAAATTCTTTTTGCCTGGAACAGCGAAAGATTATTCCCACGCGGCTTCCAGCATCTCCAGCAGCTGTTCGCTGGTCAGCATCACCGGGTTAGCCTTCATCGATGATGAGCTGCTGGCGGCGAGCGCCGCAGGCTCCAGGGCGTCGCGCGGTACGCCGAGATCGTGCAGATTGCCCAGACCCGCGCGCTGGCTCCACTCTCGCAGGCTCTCCCAGGCGTTGCTCGGCTCAACATCCAGCCCGGCGGCCAGCCATTGCCGCACCTCAGCAAAGCGTTGTTTGATTTTCTCATCGCTAATCTGCGCTTCATTCAGCGCCAGGCCGAAGGGTAGCAGGCTGCCGCAAAGCGCGCCGTGGGCGGCATTGCTTAGGCCGCCCAGCGGACCAGCCAGGCCGTGGATCACGCCGAGTCCGGCATTGGCCAGCGCCAGACCGCCGCACAGGCTGACCCACGCCATCTCGTCGCGGCTATCCGGGCACTCTTTTTCCATTAGCGTTTTGAGGGCCTTAATGCCGCGCGGGATCGTCTCCCGGCACAGCGCATCGGTAAAGGGATTGGTACGGGTGCAGAGGTATGGCTCGATCACCTGGGTGATGGCGTCGAGGCCGGAAGCTAACGTCACTGCTCGCGGTGCGTTGTCAGTGAGCGATGGGTCAACAATCGCCAGGTCCGGCAGCATACGATCGTCGCGCAGGCTCACTTTACGCTGCTGTTCGGGGACGTTAATCACCGCATTTTTCGTCACCTCCGCTCCTGTGCCAGCGGTTGTGGGGATAGCGACGAACGGTAGCGGGTTAGCCTCTAACACGCGCCCGGTACCAACCACCTCCAGATACTCGAGAGCCGCTCCCTGAGCCGGAACCAGCGCCGCAATCGCTTTGCCTGCGTCAATCACCGCGCCGCCACCGAGACTGACCACCGCCCCGATGCCCTTTTCCCGCGCCAGGCGAACGCCCTGTTCAATATCCTGTAAGCAAGGTTCATGGGCGATAGATAGAGTGGTGACGTCAAGCTGATGCGCGCGCAGTTCCGCCAGCAAAAACTCAGCGCGTTGCAGGCTGGCGCCGTGAACCAGCAGTATCTGCGCGGAATGCCCGGCGAGCCAGGGGGCTGCGCTACGAGCAAGGCCGCGTCCAAAGCGGATATTGCCCGGTGTTAAAACGTTAAAAGGGGTCAACATGTCGGGTACCTGTTCTGGAGAAAAATCCTGCAATCCACTATACACATTATCCAGATGTACACGTGTTGCGGTTGGAGTATTGTGAAACAACCATCTCTTTTGATTGCGGAATTGCTGACAATGATAAAAATACTGGGCAAGCGCTCATCAATTAACGTGCGTAAAGTGCTGTGGACCTGTGAAGAGGCAGGGCTGGATTATCAGCAGGAAGATTATGGGAGTGGGTTCCAGTCAATCGAGACGCCTGAGTTTCGTGCCCTTAACCCGAATAGCCTGGTGCCGGTGCTGCTGGATGATGACTTTGTTTTGTGGGAGTCGAACAGTATTTGCCGCTACCTGGCGCGTAAAGCGGGGCGGGAAGACCTGCTCCCCAGCGCACCGCAGGCTGCCGCTGAGGTTGAGCACTGGATGGACTGGCAGGCGACGGAGTTTAACAATGCCTGGCGCTACGCTTTTATGGGGCTGGTGCGCAAGGATCCACGCTTTCAGGACCCGGCGGCGATTAAAGAGAGTATTGCCGCCTGGACCCGCTGCGTGCAGATCGTTAATGCGCAGCTTCAGCAGACCAGAGCATGGGTCACCGGTAGCCAGTTTACCCTCGCGGATATTGTCCTTGGCCTGTCGGTGCATCGCTGGAAAATGACGCCGTTCGCCCATCCGGAAATGGCGGAAGTCGAGCGCTGGTATATGGCGCTGAATCAGCGTTCGGCGTTTAAGCGCCATGGGAATAATGGCGTGGCGTAAATATAAAAAAGAAGCTCCAGGGAGCTTCTTTTTATCGACCAATGAGTGCCTTACCTTAGCGCATCGTCACAAATTCTTCCGATGCCGTCGGGTGAATCGCCACGGTATTATCGAAGTCTTTCTTAGTCGCGCCCATTTTCAGCGCCACCGCGAAGCCTTGCAGCATTTCGTCCATACCAAAACCGATGCCGTGAATACCGACAATCTTCTCTTCCGGGCCAACGCAGACCAGCTTCATGCGGCACGGCTGGCGGTGCGAGGTCACCGCGGTGTACATGGCGGTGAAAGAGGATTTATACACCTTCACTGCGTCATCACCGTACTGCTCGCGCGCCTGCGGCTCGGTTAAGCCGACGGTGCCGATAGGCGGATGGCTGAAGACCACGGTCGGGATGTTGCTGTAGTCCAGATGCTCGTCCGGCTTGTTGTTAAATAAGCGCTCGGAGAGACGACGACCGGCGGCAACCGCCACTGGGGTCAGCTCAACGGCACCGGTATTATCGCCAACGGCGTAAATGCCAGAAACGTTGGTATTCTGGAATTTATCGACGACGATATAGCCTTTATCGTTGGTTTTCACACCTGTAACGGCGAGGTTGAAGTTATCGTTTGCCGGTTCGCGACCAATCGCCCAAATCAGGCAGTCGACGGTCTGGCTGCGGCCATCTTCCAGCTCCAGGGTCAGGCTGCCATCGGCATTCTTGACCACCGCTTTCGGAATGGCGTTGGTGTGCAGCTGCGGGCCTTCGGCGTTCATCACTTCGACCAGCGTCTCGACGATCAGCGGATCAAAGCTGCGCAGCGGCGCGTGTTTACGCACAAACAGGTGAGTTTGTGCGCCCAGGCCATTAATCACGCCCGCCAGCTCAACGGCGATATAGCCTGCGCCAACCACCGCAACACGTTTCGGCAGCGCCGGCAGTTCGAAGAAGCCATCGGAATCGATGCCGTACTCGACGCCCGGAATATTCGGATGACTCGGACGGCCACCGGTGGCGATCAGGATATGATCGGCAGTGATCGTTTCACCATTCACTTCCACGGTTTTCGCATCGACAAAGCGCGCGAAGCCCTTAATCACATCGACTTTGTTTTTACCCAGCACGTTATCGTAAGAGGTGTGGATACGGTCGATATAGGCGCTACGGCTGGCGATCAGTTTGTCCCAGTCGAAGTTATTGATGGTGGCATCAAAGCCGTAATCCGGGCCATACAGATGGATTGCTTCGCGGATCTGCGCCGCATGCCACATGACTTTCTTCGGCACGCAGCCGACGTTCACGCAGGTGCCGCCCAGGTCTTTGGCTTCAATCAGCGCGCACTTCTGTCCATACATTGCCGCACGGTTGATGGAGGCGATGCCGCCGCTGCCGCCGCCGATAGCGATGTAGTCATAATGTTTGGTCATGGCTCTGGTCCTTATTATTGAATGGCCGCGATTGTAGCGCGAGGCGTAAAAGGTTCCACCGATGGTTGCGATTACTCTGGCACGATCCAACTGACCGTTGCGTGGCCGATACCGTTCGGTACCAGTTTCTTATGCAGCCACGGCAGCACGTTGTTCATCTGCTGCTCCAGCTTCCACGGTGGGTTGATGACGATCATCCCGGAGGCGGTCATGCCGCGCTGATCGCTGTCCGGGCGTACCGCCAGCTCAATTTGCAGAATTTTGCGAATGCCGGTGGCTTCTAACTCTTTGATCATGCGCTTAATCTGTGCTCGCAGCACCACCGGATACCACAGCGCGTAGGTACCGGTCGCAAAGCGCTTGTAGCCTTCATGAATACCGGTCACTACCGCCTGGTAGTCGCTTTTGATTTCGTAAGGCGGGTCGATAAGCACTAGCCCACGGCGAGAAACGGGCGGCAGCTTAGATTTAAGTTGCTGGTAGCCATCGGCTTTTTCCACGCGGGCGCGGTCGTCTTTCTGAAACTCGGAGCGCAGCAGCGGGAAATCGCTCGGGTGCAGCTCGGTCATCTGTAGGCTGTCATGCTCGCGCAGCAGCTGACGGGCAATCAGTGGGGAGCCCGGGTAGTAGCGCAATTGACCGCTGCGGTTGAAATGCTGGACGACGGAGATATACGGCTCCAGCTCGGCGGGCAGGTCATCCTGCTGCCAGATGCGGGCGATACCTTCAAGATATTCACCAGTACGCTCGGCGTGCTCGCCGCTCAGCTGATAGCGGCCTGCACCGGCGTGGGTATCCAGATAGAGAAACGGTTTTTCTTTCTCTTTGAGCGATTCAATGATCAGACTCTGAACGGTGTGTTTAAGGACGTCGGCGTGGTTGCCTGCGTGAAAGCTGTGGCGATAACTGAGCATGGATGTGGTGATTCCGGGAAGTAAACAAGATAACCGATAGTTTACCGCAGATCCGCCTGGATTACCGCCTCCGGCACCGGGCTGTTTCAATTACGAAAACATAACCGTGGCATAAAAACGTCAAGCAGAGGGGCTAGCGCCTTTCCCGGAGGCGGTGCTGCGCATCTGTTCGGGCTACAGGCCCGTGCGCTTTTCTGTCATTGCCCGGCGGCGCTTCGCTTGCGTGAGCCTACGGAGAACTCATAACCTGATGATATTGTGTGTTTTGTAGGCCGGGTAAGGCGCTAGCCGTCACCCGGCAAAAATACGGGCACTGTGTCTAAAACGGGTTTGTCATCAGTCTCAAGCGGGTCCTGAGACCCGCTTACTGGCTTACTTGTAGACGTCCGCGTTCGCGTGAACCGTTTTCTCGTTCTTCTCGCCTGCAATCACCACAAAATAGGTGCCGCCCAGCTCATCCGCTTTTTTCGACAGATCTTGTCTTGCATCCATCGGAGAGGTTGTTTTTGACGTCGTAATCGTACCAATTTTGGTCAGATTCAGTTTAGCCAACTCATCTTTTTGAATTTCCTTGGCAGCGAACGCGCCGAAGGACAGTGAACCAATCACCAGAGATGCAACAATACCTGTAACAAGTTTCATAGCCTCTACTCTCCATTAGGTTGTTTTTTTTAGGTCGCGGAGGCGACATGAAATAGTCAACCGCCGCAACAACCTAAGTATTGTCGGGCCCTGCGTTTTTACCATGTCCCGCTAAAAATATTTCCTGACCTGAGTCTTTAGCGCCACCAGCGTGGCGCAAAATTCCTGCGGATGAGAGATAAACGGCGCGTGGGCGGCTTTATCGAAGATGATGGATTGGCTCTGTGGCCACAACGCGTCGAGAACCGGCACGATTTTTCGCGGCACCAGACCATCCAGCCGACCGTACAGACGTAAAAACGGCAGCGTTAGCGCCGTCAGCGGCTGGCGTAAATCGGCGGTTTTGAGGATCTCCAGCCCGCCGTTTAGCACTTCTGGCGCAGGCATAGGCAGCGACAGCACCGTCTTCTTCAGCGCTCTGGCATCCTGGCGGGCGCTCTCGGTTCCCATGGTTTGCAGCGCCAGAAAACGCTCGACGGTGCGCTGAAAATCTTCACTCAGTTGCTGTTGAAAACCGCTCAGCACGTCGGGTTTGATTCCCGGCCAGCTATCGTGAGCGCTAAAACAGGG
This Klebsiella sp. RHBSTW-00484 DNA region includes the following protein-coding sequences:
- the bioH gene encoding pimeloyl-ACP methyl ester esterase BioH; this translates as MKEIWWQTTGEGNCHLVLLHGWGLNAQVWDCITPELASHFTLHLVDLPGYGRSGDFGALSLQEMAQQVLAKAPEHAIWLGWSLGGLVASQVALTHPDRVQALVTVASSPCFSAHDSWPGIKPDVLSGFQQQLSEDFQRTVERFLALQTMGTESARQDARALKKTVLSLPMPAPEVLNGGLEILKTADLRQPLTALTLPFLRLYGRLDGLVPRKIVPVLDALWPQSQSIIFDKAAHAPFISHPQEFCATLVALKTQVRKYF